The sequence below is a genomic window from Mycobacterium heidelbergense.
ACCGTACCGCCGCCCCTCACTTCCCGGCAGGCTCGACCTGCGGGTGACCGCCCTGGTCAACGACGCCGTGATCGGTTCGGGTTCGACCGCCCAGATGGACTGGACCTTCGGTGAGGTCATCGCCTACGCCTCGCGCGGCGTGACGCTGCGCCCCGGCGACGTCATCGGCTCCGGCACCGTGCCGACCTGCACGCTCGTCGAGCACCTCAACCCGACCGCGCTGGAATCGTTCCCCGGCTGGCTGCACGACGGCGACGTCGTCACGCTCCGGGTCCAGGGACTGGGCGAGACCCGGCAAACCGTCCGCGCCACCGCCGCGCCGCATCCGTTGAAGCCGCGGCCCAACCCGGACGCCGCGCCCGCCCCCGCCCGGGTCAACCGGGCGCCCGCGAAGGTGCCCTACACCCGCGGCCTGCACGAGGTCGGCAACCGGGTGTGGGCGTGGACGCTGCCGGACGGCGGCTACGGGTGGAGCAATGCCGGGCTGGTGGCCGGCGACGGTGCGTCCCTGCTCGTCGACACCCTGTTCGACCTGGCGCTGACCCGCGAAATGCTCGCCGCGATGCGGCCGATCACGGATTCCGCGCCCATCACCGACGCCCTGATCACCCACTCCAACGGCGACCACACCCACGGCAACCAACTGCTCGACCGCTCGGTGCGGATCATCGCCGCCCGCGGCACCGCCGACGAGATCGCGCATGGGATGGCCCCCGAGATGCTGGCCATGGCGCAGACGGCCAACCTCGGCCCGGTCGCGACCCCGTACGCGCGAGATCGTTTCGGGCACTTCGACTTCAGCGGCATCACGGTCCGCAACGCCGATCAGACGTTCGACCGCGACCTGACCGTCGAGGTCGGCGGGCGGCGGGTCGATCTGCTGAACCTGGGCCCCGCTCACACCGCCGCGGATTCCGTGGTGCACGTGCCCGACGTCGGGGTGCTGTTCGGCGGCGACCTGTTGTTCATCGGCTGCACCCCGATCGTGTGGGCCGGCCCGATCGCCAACTGGATCGCCGCGTGCGACGCGATGATCGCGCTGGACGGACCCATCGTGGTGCCCGGCCACGGCCCGGTCACCGACCCGGACGGAATCCGCGCGGTCCGCGGCTATCTCACGCACGTCTCCGAACGGGCCGAGGCCGCCTACCGCGCGGGCCTGTCGTGGGCCGAGGCCGCCGAGAGCATCGACCTCGGCGAGTACGCGACCTGGCTGGACGCCGAACGCGTCGTCGTCAACGTCTATCAGCGGTATCGCGAACTCGACCCGGACACCCCGCGGCTGGAGATCATGGCCCTGCTGGTGATGCAGGCCGAGTGGCTGGCCAAGCGGTCCTGAGCCGCGAAAGTGCAACTGGCGAGCCGTTTCCCGAGAACCGGCGTCGGTAGTTGCACTCTCGTGGCGAGGTGGTGATCCCCTGTGACGGTTAGACTTTCGCGATCACGTTCTCGGCGAACATCTCCAGGTTGCGGATCTTGGTGTCCAGCGGCTCGGTGTCGGATCCCTTGATGTAGGGAATGCGGAATCCGACGATCACGTCGGTGACGCCCTTGTCCTCGAGTCGCTTGATGCCGTCCACGGTGTACGCGTCGGCCGAGATCACGTGAATCTCGAACGGGCCGGTCCTGCCCTCTTCCTCGCGCAGCTGCTTGAGCCTGGCGAGGAGCCCGTCCAGTTCCTCCGGGTCGCCGCCGCCGTGCATCCACCCGTCCGCGCGCGCCGCGCGCCGCAGCGCGGCGTCGGCGTGGCCGCCGATCAGGATGGGGATCGGCTGGGTGGGCGCCGGGGTCATCTTGGTCTTGGGGATGTCGTAGAACTCGCCATGGAACTCGAAGTAGTCGCCGGTGGTGAGCCCGCGCACGATCTCGATGCATTCGTCCATCCGCTTGCCGCGCTTGGCGAATGGGACACCCAGCAGCTCGTAGTCCTCCGGCCAGGGGCTGGTGCCGACCCCCAGGCCCACGCGGTTGCCGATCAGCGCGGCCAGCGAACTGGCCTGCTTGGCCACCAGTGCCGGCGGGCGGATGGGCAGCTTGAGGACGAAGAAGTTGAACCGCAGCCTCGACGTCACCGCTCCCAATGCCGCTGTGAGGACGAAGGTTTCGATGAACGCCTTGCCGTCCAGGAACTCGCGGTTGCCGTCGGGGGTGTACGGATACTTCGAGTCGGACTCGAACGGGTAGGCGATGCTGTCGGCGATCGTCATGCTGTGATAGCCGGCCGCCTCGGCCGCCTTAGCCAGCGGGATGTAGTACGAAAAGTCGGTCATTGCCTCGGCGTAGCTGAACCGCACGTCATCTGCCTTCCGTGAGGGGGCCGTCACACGACATTAGAACGTGTTCTAGCTTTACCCGCGTCCGGGTCCCCGTACGACGGGCCCCAGCCGGGTCAGGCGGCCCCGACTAAAGCTGGTTCTCGGGGCCGATGACGGCCCAAACCGTCTTGCCGGTCGAGGTGGGGGCGCTGCCCCACGCGCGCGACAACGCGTCGACAATCGCCAGGCCGGACACGTCGATGCCCTTGTCCGGCGACGGCAGCCGCACGGCGGGGGTGGTGCTGCCGTCGGACACCGCGATGGTCGCCGTCGCGCCATCGGTTTCGAGCCGCATCATCGGGACGCTTCCGGTGTGTTCCAGCACGTTTTCCACGAACACATTGACGACCACCAACGCGACCGGAATCAGCGCGGATTGCGACCACGTGGTGAACCACTCGCGGACCAGCCGGCGCGACTCGCGAAGGCTGGTCAGGTTCGCGGGCAGTTCGGCGTCGGCGCGCCGAACGGTGCGACGCGCCAGCCGGCCGAGCGCCTTGATCGCCCCCTTCTCGGTCGAGTACACCGGCATGAAGCGGGCGACCTCGCTGCGCGTGATCGCGTCGCGGGCCGCGCGATCCGCGCACACCAGAACGATCGGAACGTCGGGCTGGCCGCGAACCTGCCAGCGCGCGCCGATGAACGTCGACCATGCCGGTTTCGCGGGCACCTGGAGCGCCGTCACGTCGACGACGATGGCCGAGGGTTCCTCGCGCGTGGCCTTCATGATGATGTCGCGCAGCGCCGCGGAGTTGCTGGTGTCAAGCACGCCTTCGACCGTCAGAAGGACCACCGATTGATCCGTCCGCGTCACAACCGCCAGCGAACTCGGCGACTCGGCTACCGCGCTCACCGTAGCCACCCCTTTCCGGTCAGGGTTTTATATTGGCCGACCGCGGCCCCCGAAACAATGCCGCGCGAGCGCACGTGTCCCAATTGCAATGGTGGCTCCCGCTTTTCCGGCTTGGCCGAAAGCGGAGAGGTCATCATATTCCGGCTTTCCCGCCCGATTCTGCCGTCCGTTTTCATCTGCCGCTCCTCAAATTCCCGCCCGGCTAACTATTTGAGAACCCGCCCCCTCGGCGGCAAAGCGTCTATGGCCCCGGTGAGCGACATCGACGCCAAGAGACAAGGGATGTGGTGCTCCGCCAGGGACCCGTGGCCGCTCGGGTGAGTTGCGTGCGTCGGCCCCCGTCCGAAGCGTCGATCGCCACCACGCCGAACATGCCGTCTCGTCTACTCTTCTGCTGGAGCACGCGTATGCACCGGGGTTACCCACTTCGCCTTGGTGGTCAACCTCCGGTGTGGGATGAAATGAGCCCCTGCTGATTACCCATGCGTCCCGGTCGGCAAACCTCGAACGGCGGATCAGCCCGGCGGATACGGCGGGGCGCCCACCCCGCCGATCGTGTGGGTCCCCCACGGGGTCCGTTCGATGATGCGCGCGGGCGCGCTGCGCGAGCCGACGGTCAGCGTCGCGGTTCGCGCGCGGGTGAGTGCGTCGTGCGGGAGCGGCCGCGATGGGGAACTAAAAACCGTGCCCTGCCAGTGGTACTGGCCGTCGATCGGGTCCAGGCGGCCGGCGAGCCGGACGCGCACGGGATGTTCGGCGCCGGATATCTCCAGGGTCGCGGCGCCGTCGTAGGTGCCGTCGTCCTCGGGCGCGCTGGACGACAGGTCGAAGGCCCTGGCGATCGCGGCCGCCGGATGGGGCCGCGCCGAGCGCAGGTTGACCCGCTCGTTGAACACCCGATGGCTGCTGCGCCGCACTTCGATGCGGGCGC
It includes:
- a CDS encoding TIGR03619 family F420-dependent LLM class oxidoreductase, which encodes MRFSYAEAMTDFSYYIPLAKAAEAAGYHSMTIADSIAYPFESDSKYPYTPDGNREFLDGKAFIETFVLTAALGAVTSRLRFNFFVLKLPIRPPALVAKQASSLAALIGNRVGLGVGTSPWPEDYELLGVPFAKRGKRMDECIEIVRGLTTGDYFEFHGEFYDIPKTKMTPAPTQPIPILIGGHADAALRRAARADGWMHGGGDPEELDGLLARLKQLREEEGRTGPFEIHVISADAYTVDGIKRLEDKGVTDVIVGFRIPYIKGSDTEPLDTKIRNLEMFAENVIAKV
- a CDS encoding STAS domain-containing protein; the protein is MATVSAVAESPSSLAVVTRTDQSVVLLTVEGVLDTSNSAALRDIIMKATREEPSAIVVDVTALQVPAKPAWSTFIGARWQVRGQPDVPIVLVCADRAARDAITRSEVARFMPVYSTEKGAIKALGRLARRTVRRADAELPANLTSLRESRRLVREWFTTWSQSALIPVALVVVNVFVENVLEHTGSVPMMRLETDGATATIAVSDGSTTPAVRLPSPDKGIDVSGLAIVDALSRAWGSAPTSTGKTVWAVIGPENQL
- a CDS encoding fumarylacetoacetate hydrolase family protein; the encoded protein is MKWVTYRSDHGERTGVLAGDTIHAMPPGVTLLELIGRGADGLRQAGEDALRSPSAVVRVDEVTLAAPIPRPPSIRDSLCFLDHMRNCQAALGAGRALADTWYRIPAFYFACPTTVLGPYDDAPTAPGSAWQDFELEIAAVIGTTGRDLTVEEAEEAIVGYTIFNDWSARDLQQLESQLAIGQGKGKDSGVTLGPYLVTPDELEPYRRPSLPGRLDLRVTALVNDAVIGSGSTAQMDWTFGEVIAYASRGVTLRPGDVIGSGTVPTCTLVEHLNPTALESFPGWLHDGDVVTLRVQGLGETRQTVRATAAPHPLKPRPNPDAAPAPARVNRAPAKVPYTRGLHEVGNRVWAWTLPDGGYGWSNAGLVAGDGASLLVDTLFDLALTREMLAAMRPITDSAPITDALITHSNGDHTHGNQLLDRSVRIIAARGTADEIAHGMAPEMLAMAQTANLGPVATPYARDRFGHFDFSGITVRNADQTFDRDLTVEVGGRRVDLLNLGPAHTAADSVVHVPDVGVLFGGDLLFIGCTPIVWAGPIANWIAACDAMIALDGPIVVPGHGPVTDPDGIRAVRGYLTHVSERAEAAYRAGLSWAEAAESIDLGEYATWLDAERVVVNVYQRYRELDPDTPRLEIMALLVMQAEWLAKRS